A section of the Solea solea chromosome 17, fSolSol10.1, whole genome shotgun sequence genome encodes:
- the nt5e gene encoding 5'-nucleotidase: protein MEEVHSAPCLHLLFLLLLSCSSSSSWDLVLLHTNDVHARVEETSRLSGKCSSSGTGSGSGSGCFAGVARRAAMVQQIRSSEQNVLLLDAGDQFQGTVWFNYYRGAEAAHYMNLLKYDVMALGNHEFDNGVEGLMAPFMQEVKFPMISANIKPDKTLAATFGVSYRPYTILQVGDQRVGVVGYTSQETPALSKPGLHLRFEEEVAALQPHVDKLHTLGVDKVIALGHSGFTKDREIARRVRGVDVVVGGHTNTFLYSGKPPSTEVPVGPYPFMVKSDDGRQVPVVQAYAFGKYLGYLKVTFDEAGNVVRSSGNPILLDSSVQQDPVVRADVDEWKKNLANYSTRVIGRTLVLLNGETEQCRFRECNLGNLICDAMLDNSIRFPDDDRWNHVSACVFNGGGVRASIDEQSRNGSITMEDLISVLPFGGTFDLVQLRGSTLRKVFEHSVKRYGQSTGEFLQVSGFHVEFNVSKPAWQRVQRLDILCTYCRVPHYEPVRDEEVYAVVLPSYMVSGGDGFSMIADEMLAHNSGDLDISVVSNYITQRRKVYPSVEGRIQVFNSSSGLRAQMSLLVLALLLWSRVGGVM, encoded by the exons ATGGAGGAGgtgcacagcgccccctgcctTCACCTCCTgttcctgctgctcctctcctgctcctcttcatcctcctggGACCTGGTTCTGCTCCACACTAATGACGTGCACGCGCGGGTGGAGGAGACCAGCAGACTGTCCGGTaagtgcagcagcagtggtaCCGGTTCTGGCTCTGGTTCTGGGTGTTTCGCCGGTGTCGCGCGCAGAGCCGCGATGGTGCAGCAGATCCGCAGCTCAGAGCAGAACGTGCTGCTTCTGGACGCTGGAGACCAGTTTCAGGGAACCGTGTGGTTCAACTACTACAGAGGAGCCGAGGCTGCGCACTACATGAACCTGCTCAAGTATGACGTCATG GCTCTCGGGAACCACGAGTTTGATAACGGTGTGGAAGGACTCATGGCGCCGTTCATGCAGGAAGTCAAGTTTCCCATGATCAGTGCGAACATCAAACCCGACAAAACTCTGGCTGCGACGTTCGGGGTCTCATATCGTCCGTATACGATACTGCAGGTCGGCGATCAGAGAGTGGGCGTGGTCGGGTACACGTCGCAGGAAACGCCCGCTCTGTCCAAACCTG GACTGCACCTGCGTTTCGAGGAGGAGGTGGCGGCGCTGCAGCCGCACGTGGACAAACTCCACACGCTGGGCGTGGACAAAGTCATCGCTCTGGGTCACTCGGGCTTCACCAAAGATCGGGAAATCGCCAGGAGAGTGCGCGGAGTGGACGTGGTCGTGGGCGGACACACCAACACGTTCCTCTACTCAG GAAAACCTCCCTCCACTGAAGTTCCTGTTGGTCCTTATCCCTTCATGGTGAAGTCGGACGACGGGCGGCAGGTTCCTGTCGTTCAGGCCTACGCCTTCGGGAAATATCTGGGTTATCTGAAAGTGACCTTTGATGAAGCGGGAAACGTGGTGAGGTCTTCGGGAAACCCCATCCTTCTGGACAGCAGCGTCCAGCAGG ATCCAGTCGTCCGTGCAGATGTGGACGAGTGGAAGAAGAATCTGGCCAATTACTCGACGCGGGTGATCGGACGAACTCTGGTTCTCCTCAACGGGGAAACGGAGCAGTGTCGCTTCCGTGAGTGTAACCTGGGAAACCTGATCTGTGACGCCATG CTCGACAACAGCATCAGGTTCCCAGACGACGACAGGTGGAATCACGTCAGCGCCTGCGTCTTTAACGGCGGCGGCGTCCGAGCGTCCATCGACGAGCAGAGCAGGAACG GTTCCATCACCATGGAGGACCTGATCTCCGTGTTACCGTTCGGAGGAACCTTTGACCTGGTGCAGCTGAGAGGCTCCACGCTCAGGAAAGTGTTTGAACACTCGGTGAAACGTTACGGTCAGAGCACCGGAGAGTTCCTGCAAGTGTCCG GGTTCCACGTGGAGTTTAATGTCTCCAAACCCGCGTGGCAGCGCGTGCAGCGCCTCGACATCCTCTGCACGTACTGTCGCGTTCCCCACTATGAGCCGGTGCGGGACGAGGAGGTGTACGCGGTGGTGCTCCCGTCGTACATGGTGAGCGGCGGCGACGGATTCTCCATGATCGCAGACGAGATGCTCGCACACAACAGTG GTGATTTGGACATTTCCGTCGTCTCCAACTACATCACACAAAGACGGAAAGTTTATCCTTCCGTCGAAGGAAGAATTCAAGTCTTCAACTCGTCCTCTGGACTTCGGGCACAAATGTCTCTGCTGGTGTTAGCGTTGCTGCTGTGGAGtcgtgtgggcggagtcatgtGA